A portion of the Segatella copri DSM 18205 genome contains these proteins:
- a CDS encoding ComEC/Rec2 family competence protein, with translation MMKELHLTPLMTISLTLTIGIIIAKWGYDDFNMPFWPIISIISCALGSIIFFLTESLSKKAYFSRSHQFLIFSQCVMIHLCILSLGAFLTCKQIADSQTSTQLKNWQELSYLTRAKINTERYKSNIESKLVSLHVKQQDYAVIAAMALGDKSALDSNTRNSYSISGASHILAVSGLHIGIIFQLFIFLLGGRKYSVYTIILSLISIWTYVFLIGLPASAVRAAIMLSAYSLSLAFHRTGLPLNTLASAYIFMLLISPLYLFELSFQLSFLAVASILLFFTPLYTLLPIRSRFIRWAWGLLCVSLAAQIGTLPVIVYSFGRISCYSLLTNYIAIPAATLILYLGAALILFSPLTLWAPIAPVVAPLISLTSGALTSITQFLNTAIKLISMLPGASIENVKISLPQVIGLYAIILLVYALWRRIDKQKSSECKIP, from the coding sequence ATGATGAAAGAGCTACATCTCACCCCGCTCATGACCATCAGCCTCACACTGACGATCGGAATCATCATAGCCAAATGGGGCTATGATGATTTCAATATGCCCTTTTGGCCCATCATCTCCATCATTTCATGCGCCCTTGGCAGCATCATCTTTTTCCTTACTGAGTCCTTAAGCAAAAAAGCCTACTTCAGCAGGAGCCACCAGTTTCTCATCTTCTCCCAATGCGTGATGATTCATTTATGCATCCTGAGCCTTGGGGCTTTTCTTACCTGTAAGCAAATAGCTGATTCCCAAACCTCTACACAACTGAAAAACTGGCAGGAACTGTCTTACCTCACACGGGCAAAAATCAATACCGAACGCTATAAAAGCAATATTGAAAGCAAACTGGTTTCCCTTCACGTAAAACAGCAAGACTATGCAGTCATCGCAGCCATGGCGCTGGGCGACAAGAGCGCACTCGACTCGAACACCCGAAACAGTTACTCCATTTCCGGAGCCAGTCACATCCTGGCAGTAAGCGGACTTCATATAGGCATTATCTTCCAGCTTTTCATCTTTCTGCTAGGCGGCAGAAAGTACTCAGTTTACACCATCATTCTGTCCCTCATCTCCATCTGGACCTACGTTTTTCTCATAGGATTGCCGGCAAGTGCAGTCCGTGCAGCCATCATGCTTTCAGCCTACAGCTTAAGTTTAGCTTTCCATCGTACCGGTCTGCCGCTCAACACCTTAGCCTCAGCTTATATATTTATGCTCCTCATCAGTCCGCTCTATCTTTTCGAGTTGAGTTTCCAGCTTTCGTTCCTGGCAGTAGCCTCCATTCTGCTGTTCTTCACACCCCTTTACACCCTCCTCCCCATCCGCAGCCGTTTCATCCGTTGGGCATGGGGACTCCTTTGCGTTTCACTGGCAGCCCAGATAGGAACCCTTCCGGTCATCGTCTACTCCTTCGGCAGAATATCGTGCTATTCCCTTCTCACCAATTACATCGCCATTCCCGCAGCAACCCTCATCCTATATCTTGGAGCAGCCTTAATCCTGTTCTCCCCACTCACGTTATGGGCGCCCATAGCACCGGTTGTCGCCCCACTCATCAGCCTTACATCAGGCGCCCTGACCAGCATCACCCAGTTTTTGAATACAGCCATAAAACTGATCAGCATGCTGCCTGGAGCAAGCATCGAAAACGTAAAAATCAGTCTGCCTCAGGTAATCGGTCTCTACGCTATCATCCTGCTTGTTTATGCCCTATGGCGCAGGATAGATAAACAGAAGTCGTCAGAATGCAAGATTCCCTGA
- a CDS encoding DUF3987 domain-containing protein — MSCYLIKVENGHKVARSITSEEEYKQLRGSNEQKANLRLARAGNDAAKRRLVQFNYSGHYPQGVVKGMKLPSGAFGFDMDEPEAFAKAAKLLLKEPDKYGLLMLERSARQGGHAVFEREKGKTVLENQVRIATMLKCEMDTSAHDINRVYFTTTSDDEDLLFLSPRLFKDEYDEAAVAAEGKVLEERERYGQEELPEGAHKANKHFMPWLEEIKKNPQGVLKSQEFKDSQKASQGAFKGQEFKDSRISTSAASASAASTSSASTTSAAQDNYLGIPYGEIIKKWWQMYNDGQEPMRSNRNTLTFELAVNLRHICGFDRNLLAQIIPCYDGFPEQEKMACINSALNEKITQMPKRLKDVLSAIRQERMKQGNAGGGSAADNEALVNALDEANAKDDLFYYNALPKLPQGIRDSISAVGPALALPVITAICPAIGMLATGVKVSVHGKMNSLNLISYIAGDFASGKGSIDPVIDAWTSEVKEMDKMYQQKEDEWRAKKRAAKNKKEQPEEPKLPVRCLTLNNTVANLAERLANTEGKHAFSFTPEADTVAQKWKSAMSDFSVMLRQAYDGTCYEREARSADAVNVHIDRLLWNVVMCGTPDALYRVVSNYTDGFQSRIIVAKTPDNTFTPLSDNMYVMNERQRDRIIQIAHLLPLLTGEVVLPKLEDKGREWLEQIRLETMKNDDKVKARQRFRICPTTMRMMTCIMLCKVLETLIQKHGFNGAEKQLKESPDLWKGMLVKTQTPTMLNVFDVLADYQLDNALYFFRSRIEDAFSSKNYCSQSAYDRSRRGKNDSIFERLDVTFTFEQAEQQSIALKGASATHETVKQMLKNWKRQGLICVLPDMRYQKVSPTV; from the coding sequence ATGAGTTGTTATTTAATTAAGGTGGAGAATGGGCACAAGGTTGCCCGCTCCATCACCTCGGAAGAGGAGTATAAGCAGCTGCGTGGAAGCAACGAGCAGAAGGCGAATCTTCGCCTGGCTCGTGCCGGAAACGATGCTGCGAAACGGAGACTGGTGCAGTTTAATTATTCCGGGCATTATCCGCAAGGCGTGGTGAAGGGAATGAAACTGCCAAGCGGTGCTTTCGGATTTGATATGGATGAGCCGGAGGCTTTTGCCAAGGCTGCCAAGCTACTGCTGAAGGAACCGGACAAGTACGGACTGCTGATGCTGGAGCGCAGCGCACGACAGGGCGGACATGCGGTGTTTGAGCGCGAAAAGGGCAAGACGGTTCTGGAGAATCAGGTGAGGATTGCTACGATGCTGAAATGCGAAATGGATACTTCAGCTCACGACATTAATCGGGTTTATTTCACGACCACATCGGATGACGAAGATTTGCTCTTCCTTTCGCCACGGCTTTTCAAGGATGAATATGATGAGGCTGCCGTGGCAGCTGAAGGGAAGGTCCTGGAAGAGCGTGAAAGATACGGACAGGAGGAACTGCCGGAAGGGGCGCACAAGGCAAACAAGCACTTTATGCCTTGGTTGGAAGAAATCAAGAAGAATCCTCAAGGGGTTTTAAAGAGTCAAGAATTTAAGGATTCTCAGAAAGCTTCTCAAGGGGCTTTTAAGGGTCAGGAATTTAAGGATTCGAGAATTTCTACTTCTGCTGCTTCTGCCTCTGCTGCGTCAACTTCTTCTGCTTCAACTACTTCTGCTGCTCAGGACAATTATCTCGGGATTCCTTATGGAGAAATCATTAAGAAGTGGTGGCAGATGTATAATGATGGGCAGGAGCCGATGCGCTCCAACCGCAATACGTTGACCTTTGAACTGGCTGTGAACCTGCGCCACATCTGTGGTTTTGACCGCAATCTGCTGGCTCAGATTATTCCCTGCTACGATGGGTTTCCCGAACAGGAAAAGATGGCTTGCATCAACTCGGCATTGAACGAGAAAATCACACAAATGCCTAAGCGGCTGAAGGATGTGCTCTCTGCCATCCGTCAGGAACGAATGAAGCAGGGAAATGCAGGTGGTGGTTCGGCGGCTGACAATGAGGCGCTGGTAAATGCGCTGGACGAGGCTAACGCCAAGGACGATCTGTTCTATTATAATGCGCTGCCTAAGTTGCCGCAAGGCATTCGGGATTCCATCAGCGCAGTGGGTCCGGCACTGGCACTGCCTGTAATCACAGCCATCTGTCCTGCCATCGGAATGCTCGCCACGGGCGTGAAGGTTTCCGTTCACGGCAAGATGAACTCGCTGAACCTCATCTCCTACATCGCCGGAGATTTTGCATCTGGCAAGGGTAGTATTGACCCCGTGATTGACGCATGGACTTCGGAAGTGAAGGAAATGGACAAAATGTATCAGCAGAAGGAGGATGAATGGCGAGCCAAGAAACGTGCAGCCAAGAACAAGAAGGAGCAGCCGGAAGAGCCGAAACTGCCTGTAAGATGCTTGACACTGAACAATACGGTGGCGAATCTGGCTGAACGACTGGCTAACACAGAAGGCAAGCACGCCTTTTCGTTTACTCCGGAAGCTGACACCGTAGCGCAGAAGTGGAAATCGGCAATGAGCGACTTTTCAGTCATGTTGAGACAGGCTTACGACGGAACATGCTATGAGCGTGAAGCAAGAAGTGCAGATGCAGTGAATGTTCATATAGACAGACTGTTATGGAACGTGGTGATGTGTGGAACGCCTGATGCGCTCTATCGTGTGGTAAGCAATTATACGGATGGTTTCCAGAGCCGTATCATCGTGGCAAAAACGCCCGATAATACCTTCACTCCACTTTCTGACAACATGTATGTAATGAACGAACGCCAGCGCGACCGCATTATTCAGATAGCTCATCTTCTGCCTTTGCTGACCGGTGAGGTGGTTCTGCCCAAGCTGGAGGATAAGGGTAGGGAATGGCTGGAACAGATAAGACTGGAAACGATGAAAAATGACGACAAGGTGAAAGCCCGCCAGCGTTTCCGTATCTGTCCAACCACCATGAGAATGATGACCTGCATCATGCTCTGCAAGGTTCTGGAAACGCTGATTCAGAAGCATGGTTTCAATGGAGCCGAGAAACAGCTGAAGGAGTCACCTGATTTGTGGAAGGGAATGCTCGTAAAGACGCAGACACCAACCATGCTGAATGTCTTTGATGTACTGGCTGACTACCAGCTGGATAATGCGCTCTATTTCTTCCGTAGCCGAATAGAAGATGCTTTCTCATCCAAGAATTATTGCAGTCAGTCTGCTTACGACAGAAGTCGCAGAGGTAAGAATGATTCCATCTTTGAGCGGCTGGACGTAACCTTCACCTTCGAACAGGCAGAGCAGCAGAGCATTGCACTTAAGGGAGCAAGTGCCACCCATGAGACGGTAAAACAGATGCTAAAGAACTGGAAACGTCAGGGGTTAATCTGTGTATTACCTGACATGCGCTATCAGAAAGTTTCTCCTACAGTCTAA
- a CDS encoding NADP-specific glutamate dehydrogenase, which translates to MKASEVIANLQRRFPNEPEYIQAVSQVLGTIEEEYNKHPEFEKANLIERLCIPDRIIQFRVSWVDDKGNVQTNMGYRVQHNNAIGPYKGGLRYHKSVNLGILKFLAFEQTFKNSLTTLPMGGAKGGSDFSPRGKSNNEVMRFCQAFMTELYRHMGPDEDVPAGDIGVGGREVGYLFGMYKKLTHQFQGVLTGKGQEFGGSLIRPEATGYGNVYFLCNMLATKGIDIKGKTVLVSGSGNVAQYTMEKLLQLGAKPVTCSDSDGYIYDPDGIDREKLDYIMELKNVERGRIKEYAEKYGVKYVAGAKPWFEKADIALPSATQNEINEEAAKALIANGVIAVSEGANMPSTPEAIKVFQDAKILYSPGKAANAGGVAVSGLEMSQNSERLKWSREEVDAKLHDIMNDIHANCVKYGTEPDGYVNYVKGANVAGFLKVAKAMMAQGIV; encoded by the coding sequence ATGAAAGCATCAGAAGTAATCGCGAATCTCCAAAGAAGATTCCCAAACGAGCCTGAGTACATTCAGGCAGTTAGTCAGGTTCTCGGTACTATCGAGGAAGAGTACAACAAGCACCCAGAGTTTGAGAAGGCAAACCTCATCGAGCGTCTCTGCATTCCAGACCGCATCATCCAGTTCCGCGTATCTTGGGTAGATGATAAGGGCAACGTACAGACTAACATGGGTTACCGCGTACAGCACAACAACGCGATTGGCCCTTACAAGGGAGGTCTTCGCTACCATAAGTCAGTAAACTTGGGTATTTTGAAGTTCTTGGCTTTCGAGCAGACATTCAAGAACTCTCTTACAACTCTCCCAATGGGTGGTGCTAAGGGTGGTTCCGACTTCTCTCCACGTGGCAAGAGCAACAACGAGGTAATGCGTTTCTGCCAGGCTTTCATGACAGAGCTTTACCGTCACATGGGTCCAGACGAGGATGTTCCAGCTGGTGACATCGGTGTAGGTGGCCGTGAGGTAGGTTACCTCTTCGGAATGTACAAGAAGTTGACACACCAGTTCCAGGGCGTCTTGACCGGTAAGGGTCAGGAGTTCGGCGGTTCATTGATCCGTCCTGAGGCTACAGGTTACGGTAACGTATACTTCCTCTGCAACATGCTCGCTACCAAGGGTATTGACATCAAGGGCAAGACTGTTTTGGTTTCAGGTTCAGGTAATGTAGCCCAGTACACTATGGAGAAGTTGCTCCAGTTGGGTGCTAAGCCAGTTACATGTTCAGATTCAGACGGTTACATCTACGACCCAGACGGAATCGACCGCGAGAAGCTCGATTACATCATGGAGCTCAAGAACGTCGAGCGTGGCCGTATCAAGGAATATGCAGAGAAGTATGGTGTAAAATATGTTGCAGGTGCTAAGCCTTGGTTTGAGAAGGCAGACATCGCTCTCCCATCAGCTACTCAGAACGAAATCAACGAGGAGGCAGCCAAGGCTCTCATCGCCAACGGCGTAATCGCAGTAAGCGAGGGTGCTAACATGCCTTCTACTCCAGAGGCTATCAAGGTATTCCAGGATGCTAAGATTCTCTACTCTCCAGGTAAGGCAGCCAACGCAGGTGGTGTTGCAGTATCAGGTCTTGAGATGAGCCAGAACTCAGAGCGTCTGAAGTGGTCTCGTGAGGAGGTTGATGCTAAGCTCCACGACATCATGAACGATATTCACGCAAACTGCGTGAAGTATGGTACAGAGCCAGACGGTTACGTAAATTACGTAAAGGGTGCAAACGTAGCCGGCTTCCTGAAGGTAGCTAAGGCTATGATGGCTCAGGGCATTGTATAA
- a CDS encoding DUF4468 domain-containing protein has product MKKYFAILFLCLFVATFCQAQAKVEKAECDTTNYNLTMVLSYPQSKDVLYRSAKEWLASHIPGFQQKLQYDDKEYGTIKFRNSTYLSSKKNYRQKTTIDMTGTIDYMVTINIKDGRFRIKTEDAMANWQESFIFNGTRQYNGRKSLELKNFFMWSKDENAILVYSTDVGKIAAGIWLTAKELENDDF; this is encoded by the coding sequence ATGAAGAAATATTTTGCAATATTGTTCCTTTGTCTTTTTGTGGCAACTTTCTGCCAAGCTCAGGCTAAAGTCGAGAAAGCTGAATGTGATACTACTAACTATAATCTCACAATGGTATTATCATATCCACAATCAAAAGATGTATTATACCGTTCTGCAAAAGAATGGCTTGCTTCTCATATTCCTGGTTTCCAACAGAAATTACAGTATGATGATAAGGAATATGGTACAATAAAATTTAGGAATTCAACATATCTCTCTTCTAAGAAGAATTATCGTCAAAAGACCACAATTGATATGACTGGTACTATTGATTATATGGTTACTATCAATATCAAAGATGGTCGATTTAGAATAAAAACTGAAGATGCTATGGCAAATTGGCAAGAATCTTTTATATTTAATGGTACAAGACAGTATAATGGAAGAAAAAGCCTAGAGTTGAAAAACTTTTTTATGTGGTCAAAAGATGAAAATGCAATACTAGTATATTCGACTGATGTGGGTAAAATCGCCGCTGGAATTTGGTTAACTGCCAAAGAACTGGAAAACGACGATTTTTAA
- a CDS encoding N-acetylmuramoyl-L-alanine amidase, which produces MRKIKEIIIHCSATKEGRNFTVADIDRWHRERGMRCIGYHFVIYRDGSIHVGRAIEEVGAHCKGHNSISIGICYIGGLSKKGKPKDTRTREQKAAMRSLIEQLKEEYPLATIHGHNEFANKACPCFDVKKEWGKE; this is translated from the coding sequence ATGCGTAAGATAAAGGAAATCATCATTCATTGCAGTGCGACCAAGGAAGGTCGCAACTTCACCGTAGCGGATATTGACCGCTGGCACCGCGAGCGCGGAATGCGTTGCATAGGTTATCATTTCGTGATTTATCGTGACGGCAGCATTCATGTAGGCCGTGCGATAGAGGAGGTTGGCGCCCATTGCAAGGGACATAATTCCATCAGTATAGGCATTTGCTACATCGGCGGCTTATCAAAGAAAGGCAAGCCGAAGGATACAAGAACCCGAGAACAGAAAGCGGCAATGCGCTCGCTCATCGAGCAGCTGAAGGAGGAATATCCATTAGCCACGATTCATGGTCATAATGAATTTGCCAACAAAGCCTGCCCCTGCTTTGATGTAAAAAAGGAGTGGGGGAAGGAGTAA
- a CDS encoding DUF3127 domain-containing protein, with the protein MYTQIMRVVQQGETFAVQSQKSENGQMMKCNIVLQEMGGKYENQYAAAMLGNMAQCKYAPGELVAVTLRFTTHEHNGQVYQDILVTDIEKLGK; encoded by the coding sequence ATGTATACTCAGATTATGAGAGTGGTGCAGCAGGGCGAGACCTTCGCTGTGCAGAGTCAGAAAAGTGAGAACGGACAGATGATGAAATGCAACATCGTTCTCCAGGAGATGGGCGGCAAGTATGAGAACCAGTACGCTGCGGCAATGCTCGGCAATATGGCGCAATGTAAGTATGCTCCGGGCGAGCTGGTGGCTGTTACGCTCCGGTTCACTACCCATGAGCACAATGGTCAGGTTTACCAAGACATCCTCGTTACAGACATTGAGAAACTTGGCAAGTAA